One window of the Leptotrichia massiliensis genome contains the following:
- a CDS encoding histidine triad nucleotide-binding protein — protein MSTIFKKIIDKEIPANIVYEDEEFLAFHDINPAAKVHVLVIPKKEIKNLDAATEEDALLLGKLQLTVAKVARILELDKDGYRVITNIGDNGGQEVYHIHYHILGGEKLPVTLK, from the coding sequence ATGTCAACAATTTTTAAAAAGATAATAGATAAGGAAATACCAGCAAATATTGTATATGAAGATGAGGAATTTCTTGCTTTTCATGATATAAATCCAGCGGCGAAAGTCCACGTGCTTGTAATTCCAAAAAAGGAAATTAAAAATTTGGATGCGGCGACTGAGGAAGATGCTTTACTGCTTGGTAAATTGCAGTTGACTGTGGCAAAAGTGGCTAGAATTCTGGAATTGGATAAAGATGGGTATAGAGTTATAACTAACATTGGGGACAATGGTGGACAGGAAGTTTATCATATTCATTACCATATTTTAGGTGGAGAAAAATTACCAGTTACATTGAAATAG